One Glycine max cultivar Williams 82 chromosome 4, Glycine_max_v4.0, whole genome shotgun sequence DNA segment encodes these proteins:
- the LOC100804696 gene encoding uncharacterized protein LOC100804696 produces MRGVKRAVFVGRALRSNSNTAVYGVGATLHRDRMAPHGCLTPSNPNPSVSVTGFRYLSASAAATSLAQDAQTKAFKPKELVLFQYQACPFCNKVAAFLDYYDIPFKVVEVNPINKKEIKWSDYKKVPILTVDGEQIVDSSDIIDKLIKRIHPDYDLNAEEEKKWRQWVDNHLVHVLSPNIYRNVPEALESFDYITTQGNFSFSERLVAKYGGAAAMYFVSKKLKKKHNITDERAALYGAAEQWVDALKGRKFLGGLDPNLADLAVFGVLRPIRHLKSGRDMLEHTRIGKWFSQMDRVVGQSSRVSEQS; encoded by the exons atgagaggGGTGAAGAGAGCAGTATTTGTAGGCAGAGCCCTAAGAAGCAATTCCAACACCGCCGTGTACGGTGTTGGTGCCACCCTTCATCGAGATCGAATGGCTCCCCATGGCTGCTTAACCCCATCAAATCCAAATCCTTCTGTTTCTGTTACTGGGTTTAGATACctttctgcttctgctgctGCCACGTCTCTTGCCCAAGACGCTCAGACCAAGGCCTTCAAACCCAAGGAACTTGTCCTCTTTCAGTACCAGGCCTGTCCATTCTGCAACAAGGTTGCAG CGTTTCTGGACTATTATGATATTCCATTCAAAGTGGTTGAGGTGAATCCCATAAACAAGAAGGAGATCAAATGGTCCGACTACAAGAAGGTGCCTATCCTCACCGTTGATGGTGAACAAATTGTTGACTCTTCAG ACATAATTGATAAGTTGATCAAAAGGATACATCCAGATTATGACCTAAATgctgaagaagagaagaagtgGCGACA GTGGGTGGATAATCACTTGGTGCATGTCTTGTCACCGAATATATATCGGAATGTTCCTGAAGCTCTTGAATCATTTGATTACATCACCACCCAAG GAAATTTCAGTTTTTCTGAGAGATTAGTGGCAAAGTATGGTGGGGCTGCAGCTATGTATTTTGTgtcaaagaaattgaagaagaaaCACAACATCACTGATGAGCGTGCAGCACTGTATGGAGCTGCCGAACAATGGGTTGATGCTTTGAAGGGCCGAAAATTTCTTG GTGGGTTGGATCCTAATTTAGCAGATCTTGCTGTGTTTGGTGTTCTTAGACCCATCCGCCATCTCAAGTCAGGTAGAGATATGCTAGAGCACACCCGGATTGGGAAATGGTTTTCTCAGATGGATCGTGTGGTAGGACAGTCTTCTAGGGTGAGTGAGCAGAGCTAG
- the LOC100779033 gene encoding protein FREE1 translates to MDVLCQIGLDGIRMLDPNTSRTLRIYPLENITRCDRIDSSTFAFWSKSPVDIEPRRIRLQSNSYTTNTLLDIVTAATIQFKEMGGSRWPAEAVKPNEQPTERKKGFGDWMNLIKPANEEKDHWVPDEAVSKCTACGTDFGAFVRRHHCRNCGDIFCDKCTYGRIALTADENAQPVRVCDRCMAEVSQRLTSAKESSSKPALQSHEDLARKLQEELERNRKTSGSKSDGSARRMKEVACPICTVHLQVQVPSSGSETIECGVCQHPFLVSAH, encoded by the exons ATGGATGTTCTCTGTCAG ATTGGTTTGGATGGAATTCGCATGCTGGATCCAAATACCAGCCGGACATTGAGAATTTATCCTCTTGAGAACATAACAAGATGTGAT AGAATCGATTCATCTACCTTTGCATTTTGGTCAAAGAGCCCTGTTGACATTGAGCCAAGACGGATCAGATTGCAATCTAATAGTTACACTACTAACACACTTTTGGATATAGTGACTGCTGCAACCATACAG TTCAAGGAAATGGGTGGAAGCAGGTGGCCTGCTGAAGCAGTGAAACCAAATGAACAGCctacagaaagaaagaaaggtttTGGTGATTGGATGAATCTTATTAAACCTGCCAATGAAGAGAAGGATCATTGG GTACCAGATGAAGCCGTCTCAAAATGTACAGCATGTGGTACTGATTTTGGGGCTTTTGTTCGCAGG CATCACTGTAGGAACTGTGGTGATATTTTCTGTGACAAATGTACATATGGTAGAATTGCTCTGACTGCTGATGAGAATGCTCAGCCTGTACGAGTTTGTGACCGGTGCATG GCGGAAGTGTCTCAGCGGCTGACTAGTGCAAAAGAGTCATCAAGTAAACCTGCATTGCAGAGTCATGAGGATCTTGCAAGGAAACTTCAG GAGGAGCTGGAGAGAAATCGAAAGACATCAG GTTCCAAGTCTGATGGATCTGCAAGACGGATGAAGGAAGTTGCATGTCCCATTTGCACTGTCCATCTGCAG GTTCAGGTGCCTAGCTCGGGTTCAGAGACAATTGAGTGTGGAGTTTGCCAGCACCCATTTCTTGTGAGCGCTCATTGA
- the LOC121174816 gene encoding protein FREE1-like, giving the protein MQQGDYTSAPSPYYQFPHLQNPNPNPDPHPNNPYASAPPFTPNYAPSDYTPYPSSYPQNPDPIPPTAPSFPPSSSNPNLPPPFNPPFDSNPPYQQPQPQQPYFPPYDHHQTPPNYAPPNTNSTPSVYNSAPYSYTGVSSVPPIPTYEPAYDAPVRPD; this is encoded by the coding sequence ATGCAGCAAGGAGACTACACCTCCGCTCCATCTCCATATTATCAATTCCCTCATCTCCAAAACCCCAATCCCAATCCCGATCCACACCCAAACAACCCCTACGCTTCTGCACCTCCCTTCACCCCCAATTACGCTCCTTCCGATTACACCCCTTACCCTTCTTCCTACCCTCAAAATCCCGATCCTATTCCACCCACTGCTCCTTCCTTCCCTCCCTCTTCCTCCAACCCTAATTTACCCCCTCCTTTCAATCCTCCCTTCGATTCTAACCCTCCCTACCAACAACCGCAACCACAACAACCCTATTTCCCACCCTATGATCACCATCAAACGCCTCCCAATTACGCCCCTCCCAACACCAATTCCACTCCCTCAGTATACAACTCTGCTCCCTACAGCTACACTGGAGTCTCCTCCGTTCCTCCGATTCCGACGTACGAACCTGCATACGACGCTCCGGTGAGGCCCGAT